A region of Pirellulales bacterium DNA encodes the following proteins:
- a CDS encoding GNAT family N-acetyltransferase: MPIVEVTASCPVHDSFRVRQVAGMFDVPLSQKSAVTFRAELPAVDEPWQIGMIVGPSGSGKTTVARQAFGADVYSGYSWADDRAIVDAFDDLAIKDITGLLTAVGFSSPPSWIKPYAVLSNGERFRCDLARALSAGCLREKSEQGAIQAKDLPTIAFDEFTSVVDRNVAQVGSAAVAKAIRSGWLHCRFVAVTCHYDVAEWLAPDWIVDMATGVCQRRSLRRPEVRIQLFRCHRNAWSMFARHHYLNGALSPTARCFLATWRESPVAFCATIPLIGRRQHWRITRVVTLPDFQGIGIGMRFAEAVADCHRDEGHRINITASHPAVLAHCAGSPRWRTVRVLKTGSRSARSFIRSYRGSGGRAVVSFEYQGAGSAA; encoded by the coding sequence TTGCCGATCGTCGAAGTCACCGCCAGTTGTCCGGTTCACGATTCCTTCCGAGTTCGGCAAGTTGCCGGCATGTTTGATGTGCCGCTCTCACAAAAATCGGCCGTGACCTTTCGAGCGGAACTGCCCGCAGTCGACGAACCGTGGCAAATTGGTATGATCGTCGGTCCGTCGGGTAGCGGAAAGACTACCGTTGCGCGACAGGCATTTGGCGCGGACGTTTATAGTGGCTACTCGTGGGCCGACGATCGTGCCATCGTCGACGCTTTCGACGACTTGGCGATCAAAGACATTACTGGCCTGCTGACGGCCGTCGGCTTCAGCTCGCCTCCCTCTTGGATTAAACCGTACGCGGTTCTTAGTAACGGAGAGCGGTTCCGCTGCGATCTGGCCCGCGCGCTATCAGCCGGATGCCTGCGCGAGAAGAGCGAGCAAGGCGCGATCCAGGCGAAGGATCTGCCAACGATCGCTTTCGACGAGTTTACAAGCGTCGTCGACCGCAACGTGGCGCAGGTCGGTTCGGCGGCCGTGGCCAAGGCAATCCGCAGCGGCTGGCTGCATTGCCGATTCGTGGCCGTCACCTGCCACTACGACGTTGCCGAGTGGCTGGCGCCGGATTGGATCGTCGATATGGCGACGGGCGTCTGCCAGCGGAGGAGTCTTCGGCGACCGGAAGTGCGCATCCAGCTCTTTCGTTGCCACCGTAACGCGTGGTCCATGTTTGCGCGTCATCACTATCTGAACGGAGCATTGAGTCCGACCGCGCGATGCTTCCTGGCAACTTGGCGCGAATCGCCGGTCGCCTTTTGCGCGACGATTCCCTTGATTGGGCGCCGTCAGCATTGGCGGATCACACGCGTTGTAACTTTGCCCGATTTTCAGGGGATCGGCATTGGCATGCGCTTCGCCGAGGCTGTCGCGGATTGTCACCGCGATGAAGGGCACCGCATCAACATTACCGCGAGCCATCCCGCCGTGTTGGCGCATTGTGCCGGCTCGCCACGCTGGCGCACGGTACGTGTCCTCAAGACGGGATCCCGCAGCGCCCGCAGCTTCATCCGCAGTTACCGTGGCTCGGGTGGGCGGGCCGTGGTGTCGTTTGAATACCAAGGCGCCGGAAGCGCGGCGTAA